From Rhinolophus sinicus isolate RSC01 linkage group LG15, ASM3656204v1, whole genome shotgun sequence, the proteins below share one genomic window:
- the DUSP3 gene encoding dual specificity protein phosphatase 3 yields the protein MSGPFELSVQDLNDLLSDGSGCYSLPSQPCNEVTPRIYVGNASVAQDIPKLQKLGITHVLNAAEGRSFMHVNTSANFYKDSGITYLGVKANDTQEFNLSAYFERAADFIDQALAQKNGRVLVHCREGYSRSPTLVIAYLMMRQKMDVKSALSIVRQNREIGPNDGFLAQLCQLNDRLVKEGKLKL from the exons ATGTCCGGCCCGTTCGAGCTCTCGGTGCAGGATCTCAACGACCTGCTCTCGGACGGCAGCGGCTGCTACAGCCTCCCCAGCCAGCCCTGCAACGAGGTCACCCCAAGGATCTACGTGGGCAACGC GTCTGTGGCTCAAGACATCCCCAAGTTGCAGAAACTGGGCATCACCCACGTCCTGAACGCTGCTGAGGGCAGGTCCTTCATGCACGTAAACACCAGTGCCAACTTCTACAAGGACTCCGGCATCACCTACCTGGGTGTCAAGGCCAACGACACGCAGGAGTTCAACCTTAGCGCCTACTTTGAAAGGGCTGCAGACTTCATTGACCAGGCTTTGGCTCAAAAGAACG GCCGTGTGCTTGTCCACTGCCGCGAAGGTTACAGCCGCTCCCCAACTCTAGTTATTGCATACCTCATGATGCGTCAGAAGATGGATGTCAAGTCTGCTCTGAGCATTGTGAGGCAGAACCGTGAGATCGGCCCCAATGATGGTTTCCTGGCCCAACTCTGCCAGCTCAATGACAGACTTGTCAAGGAGGGGAAATTGAAACTCTAG
- the CFAP97D1 gene encoding sperm axonemal maintenance protein CFAP97D1, whose translation MNNSLDYLAYPVIVSNHRQSTTFRKTLDFGHYLSHKNRVQIVKPAVDTKPPVAHTHHILKLSKLQGEQRKIDKIEYENKQLCQKIANAHRSPATVDCWNEYFSKSLNRETRNRELVRITVENQGILKRLGDRKPYYDRRSSEMDWQNSRRYIRNTTKYLLSQDE comes from the exons ATGAACAATTCCCTGGATTACCTAGCCTACCCTGTAATCGTCTCTAATCACAGGCAGAGCACAACCTTCAGGAAGACACTGGACTTTGGCCATTACCTATCTCACAAGAATAGAGTACAAATCG TGAAGCCTGCTGTTGATACCAAACCTCCAGTGgcgcacacacaccacattttaaAACTGAGCAAACTACAG GGTGAACAAAGGAAAATCGACAAAATCGAATATGAAAACAAGCAACTGTGTCAGAAAATCGCCAATGCCCATCGCAGCCCTGCCACGGTAGATTGCTGGAATGAATATTTTTCCAAGAG cTTAAACAGAGAAACAAGGAACCGGGAGCTAGTGAGAATCACCGTGGAAAACCAGGGCATTCTGAAGAGGCTTGGTGATCGCAAACCCTACTATGACCGCAGGTCATCGGAGATGGACTGGCAG aattcAAGACGCTACAtcagaaatacaacaaaatatctTCTCTCCCAAGATGAATAG